A window from Cellulomonas sp. C5510 encodes these proteins:
- the mshD gene encoding mycothiol synthase, producing MPDPITVTPGPLDPDGARAVRDLADAAAGTDGVPPLSEQPLLWLTGGGPGVHHLLAAAPDGTTTGYAQVDLRDPALATAEVVVHPAHRRRGTGSALLDAAGALAREHGGDGVAVWAHGDLPAARALAAARGLPVVRELWQMALDPVVVPDAPPLPDGVVVRAFEPGRDEDAWVRVNARAFAAHPEQGRLTRADLEDREAEPWFDPAGFLLAVRGDRLLAFGWTKLADPDEGEVYALGVDPDAQGQRLGPALTARMLAHLAGRGVRRVVLYTEGDNHAAIRVYRAAGFERSAVDVVYRA from the coding sequence GTGCCCGACCCGATCACCGTGACCCCCGGACCCCTCGACCCCGACGGCGCCCGCGCCGTGCGCGACCTCGCCGACGCCGCGGCCGGGACGGACGGCGTGCCGCCCCTGTCCGAGCAGCCGCTGCTGTGGCTGACCGGCGGCGGGCCGGGCGTGCACCACCTCCTCGCGGCGGCACCCGACGGGACGACGACCGGCTACGCGCAGGTCGACCTGCGGGACCCGGCGCTCGCCACCGCCGAGGTGGTCGTCCACCCGGCGCACCGCCGACGCGGGACCGGGTCGGCGCTGCTCGACGCCGCCGGTGCGCTGGCCCGGGAGCACGGCGGGGACGGCGTCGCCGTGTGGGCGCACGGCGACCTGCCCGCCGCGCGCGCGCTCGCCGCCGCCCGCGGGCTGCCCGTGGTCCGGGAGCTGTGGCAGATGGCGCTCGACCCGGTCGTGGTCCCGGACGCCCCACCGCTGCCCGACGGCGTGGTGGTGCGGGCGTTCGAGCCCGGCCGCGACGAGGACGCGTGGGTCCGGGTGAATGCCCGCGCGTTCGCCGCGCACCCCGAGCAGGGACGCCTCACGCGCGCCGACCTCGAGGACCGCGAGGCGGAGCCGTGGTTCGACCCCGCCGGGTTCCTGCTCGCGGTCCGCGGCGACCGCCTGCTGGCCTTCGGCTGGACCAAGCTGGCCGACCCGGACGAGGGCGAGGTCTACGCGCTCGGCGTCGACCCGGACGCGCAGGGACAGCGCCTCGGCCCGGCGCTCACGGCGCGGATGCTCGCCCACCTCGCCGGGCGCGGCGTGCGGCGGGTGGTGCTGTACACCGAGGGCGACAACCACGCGGCGATCCGCGTCTACCGCGCCGCGGGGTTCGAGCGGTCCGCGGTGGACGTGGTCTACCGGGCCTGA
- a CDS encoding NAD(P)-binding domain-containing protein, with the protein MTPTDAVPDVADVADVVVVGAGQAGLAVAAHLVRSGFVPAGRTGGPTYVVLDAAAGPGGAWRERWPGLTMRTVNGVYELPGRALPAFPADEPASAALTRYFGDYEQDLGLAVRRPVQVRAVRDDGGLLAVETVERRGGGEADGVARPTAPAPDAGSGTRAGVTAPEAPPDPDDGLGCGVGAARAVPGPVPDPGAVGRGRATPAPARRRTVRTWHARALVNATGTWTRPFWPSYPGRDVFAGTQLHTHDYRTPEELAGRRVLVVGGGISAVQHLLAIHPHAASTTWVTRRPPDWRDEEFSPELGRAAVARVDERTRAGLPPGSIVSATGLPLTPEYRAGIDAGVLRARPVFARLVPDGAVWDEGAARGPLAAGWVTGPVHETADVVLWATGFRPALDHLRPLGLRNAEGGIVVDGTQVVADPRVQLVGYGPSASTVGANRAGREAVRRVRALLGV; encoded by the coding sequence GTGACCCCGACCGACGCCGTGCCGGACGTCGCGGACGTCGCGGACGTCGTGGTCGTCGGCGCGGGCCAGGCCGGGCTCGCGGTGGCCGCGCACCTGGTGCGCTCCGGGTTCGTCCCCGCCGGTAGGACCGGGGGCCCGACGTACGTGGTGCTGGACGCCGCTGCGGGCCCTGGCGGGGCGTGGCGCGAGCGGTGGCCCGGCCTGACGATGCGCACGGTCAACGGCGTCTACGAGCTGCCGGGGCGGGCGCTGCCCGCGTTCCCCGCCGACGAGCCGGCGTCCGCGGCGCTGACCCGGTACTTCGGCGACTACGAGCAGGACCTGGGCCTCGCGGTGCGACGACCCGTGCAGGTGCGCGCGGTCCGCGACGACGGCGGGCTGCTGGCGGTCGAGACGGTCGAGCGTCGCGGTGGCGGAGAGGCGGACGGTGTCGCCCGCCCCACCGCGCCCGCACCCGACGCCGGCTCCGGGACCCGGGCGGGTGTCACGGCGCCGGAGGCCCCGCCCGACCCCGACGACGGCCTGGGCTGCGGCGTCGGCGCGGCACGCGCGGTGCCCGGCCCGGTGCCGGACCCCGGTGCGGTCGGCCGCGGCCGTGCGACGCCCGCGCCCGCCCGGCGCCGCACCGTCCGCACCTGGCACGCCCGGGCCCTGGTCAACGCCACCGGCACCTGGACCCGGCCGTTCTGGCCGTCCTACCCGGGCCGGGACGTGTTCGCGGGCACCCAGCTGCACACGCACGACTACCGCACCCCGGAGGAGCTCGCGGGCCGGCGGGTGCTGGTGGTGGGCGGCGGCATCTCCGCGGTGCAGCACCTGCTGGCCATCCACCCGCACGCCGCGTCGACGACGTGGGTCACGCGCCGCCCGCCGGACTGGCGGGACGAGGAGTTCTCGCCGGAGCTCGGCCGCGCCGCCGTGGCGCGGGTGGACGAGCGGACCCGCGCGGGGCTGCCGCCGGGCAGCATCGTGTCCGCGACCGGCCTGCCCCTGACACCCGAGTACCGTGCGGGCATCGACGCCGGGGTGCTGCGCGCCCGGCCGGTGTTTGCGCGGCTGGTGCCGGACGGGGCCGTCTGGGACGAGGGCGCGGCGCGCGGTCCGCTCGCCGCGGGCTGGGTCACCGGCCCGGTGCACGAGACCGCCGACGTCGTGCTGTGGGCGACGGGGTTCCGCCCCGCGCTGGACCACCTGCGCCCGCTGGGCCTGCGGAACGCCGAGGGCGGCATCGTCGTCGACGGCACCCAGGTGGTGGCCGACCCGCGCGTGCAGCTCGTCGGCTACGGCCCGAGCGCGAGCACCGTCGGGGCGAACCGCGCCGGGCGGGAAGCGGTCCGGCGCGTGCGTGCGCTGCTCGGGGTCTGA
- a CDS encoding LacI family DNA-binding transcriptional regulator, which produces MPRRPTVYDVAERAGVSIATVSFTFRQPERVRASTRESVLVAARELGYVPSGSARGLAHGSTGALGLYSFDLMLAAPQEGADGERPAPAPGRSADPDADPRAFPLYVDEVQRGVELECWQRGQALLLSSGSGSGASVTEIAGRVDGLAMFPGPTPVEALEHVARRIPVVAFSMPPVADGLHHVTVDNRAGMRDLVGHLVADHHLRDLAFVGRLSTPDYADRFAGFQEALGAAGLGVPAEPLDPTDLAEPHRLEVVAALADADRLPRALVCASDQTALAVLDLLAARGVPVPERVVVTGFDGILAGRLARPTLTTVRQPMTAMGRLAVQVLVRHAGAVGGEPESHRLPVQVVRRGSCGCPEA; this is translated from the coding sequence GTGCCGCGTCGACCCACCGTGTACGACGTCGCGGAGCGCGCCGGCGTGTCGATCGCCACCGTGTCGTTCACGTTCCGGCAGCCCGAGCGCGTGCGCGCCTCCACCCGCGAGTCGGTCCTCGTCGCCGCCCGCGAGCTCGGCTACGTGCCGTCCGGCAGCGCCCGCGGCCTCGCCCACGGCAGCACCGGCGCGCTCGGCCTGTACTCGTTCGACCTCATGCTGGCCGCCCCGCAGGAGGGTGCCGACGGCGAGCGCCCGGCCCCCGCGCCCGGCCGCAGCGCCGACCCCGACGCGGACCCGCGCGCGTTCCCGCTCTACGTCGACGAGGTGCAGCGCGGCGTCGAGCTCGAGTGCTGGCAGCGCGGCCAGGCCCTGCTGCTGTCCAGCGGCTCCGGGTCGGGCGCGTCCGTCACCGAGATCGCCGGCCGCGTGGACGGCCTCGCGATGTTCCCCGGGCCGACACCCGTCGAGGCGCTCGAGCACGTCGCCCGGCGCATCCCGGTGGTCGCGTTCAGCATGCCGCCCGTCGCCGACGGCCTCCACCACGTGACCGTCGACAACCGCGCCGGCATGCGCGACCTCGTGGGCCACCTCGTCGCCGACCACCACCTGCGCGACCTCGCGTTCGTCGGCCGGCTGAGCACACCCGACTACGCCGACCGGTTCGCCGGGTTCCAGGAGGCGCTCGGCGCAGCCGGCCTGGGCGTCCCCGCCGAGCCGCTCGACCCGACCGACCTGGCCGAACCCCACCGGCTCGAGGTGGTCGCCGCCCTCGCGGACGCCGACCGGCTCCCCCGCGCACTCGTCTGCGCGAGCGACCAGACGGCGCTCGCCGTGCTGGACCTGCTCGCGGCGCGCGGAGTCCCGGTGCCGGAGCGCGTGGTCGTCACGGGCTTCGACGGGATCCTCGCCGGACGCCTCGCGCGACCCACGCTCACGACCGTGCGCCAGCCGATGACCGCGATGGGGCGCCTCGCCGTCCAGGTGCTGGTGCGCCACGCCGGGGCGGTCGGCGGGGAGCCGGAGTCGCACCGCCTGCCGGTGCAGGTGGTGCGGCGCGGGAGCTGCGGCTGCCCGGAGGCCTGA
- a CDS encoding extracellular solute-binding protein → MIRPAARVALVTALALTALTACGRSDDTGTGSTDESTLSSGAASGELTVWAMGAEGEALPDFVQDFVADNPDVDIEVVPIPWDAARDKFQTAIAAGTTPDVAMMGTTWMAEFGDAFAPVPDGIDTSDFFEGSVGTTELDGQAVGVPWYVDTRVLYYRTDLAEQAGWDEAPADWDELQQMLTDIKDKTDAEYGIRMLASGNDAFQGSLWAPWSNGASLMDDDGTEWTLDTPEMAEAYEYYTSFFDKGLADAQADRTPGATEADFVAGRVGAFIEGPFMMGSLEQLGGEEFADQYATARIPAGKTSTSFAGGSNLVVFNDSDNQDAAWKLVDWLTQPDVQVDFYELTGDLPSQQSAWDDPALADDEKLAVFGEQLQDTQSPPVNTAWVQVAAAADSALERMIVSGEEPADALAALQEQASSIGVG, encoded by the coding sequence ATGATCCGTCCCGCTGCGCGTGTCGCCCTGGTGACCGCGCTCGCCCTGACCGCACTCACCGCCTGCGGCCGCTCCGACGACACCGGCACCGGGAGCACCGACGAGTCCACGCTGTCCTCCGGGGCAGCCTCCGGCGAGCTGACCGTGTGGGCCATGGGTGCCGAGGGCGAGGCCCTGCCCGACTTCGTGCAGGACTTCGTCGCCGACAACCCCGACGTCGACATCGAGGTCGTCCCGATCCCCTGGGACGCCGCCCGCGACAAGTTCCAGACCGCGATCGCCGCCGGCACCACGCCGGACGTCGCGATGATGGGCACCACGTGGATGGCGGAGTTCGGCGACGCCTTCGCCCCGGTGCCCGACGGCATCGACACCAGCGACTTCTTCGAGGGGTCGGTCGGCACCACCGAGCTCGACGGCCAGGCGGTCGGCGTGCCGTGGTACGTCGACACCCGCGTCCTGTACTACCGCACCGACCTCGCCGAGCAGGCCGGGTGGGACGAGGCGCCGGCCGACTGGGACGAGCTGCAGCAGATGCTCACCGACATCAAGGACAAGACGGACGCCGAGTACGGCATCCGCATGCTGGCGTCCGGCAACGACGCGTTCCAGGGCTCGCTGTGGGCCCCGTGGTCGAACGGCGCGAGCCTGATGGACGACGACGGCACCGAGTGGACGCTCGACACCCCGGAGATGGCCGAGGCGTACGAGTACTACACGTCGTTCTTCGACAAGGGCCTCGCGGACGCCCAGGCCGACCGGACCCCCGGCGCCACCGAGGCCGACTTCGTCGCCGGCCGCGTCGGCGCGTTCATCGAGGGCCCGTTCATGATGGGCTCGCTCGAGCAGCTCGGCGGCGAGGAGTTCGCCGACCAGTACGCGACCGCGCGCATCCCGGCGGGGAAGACGTCCACCTCGTTCGCGGGCGGTTCCAACCTCGTGGTCTTCAACGACTCCGACAACCAGGACGCCGCCTGGAAGCTCGTCGACTGGCTGACCCAGCCCGACGTGCAGGTCGACTTCTACGAGCTCACCGGCGACCTGCCGTCGCAGCAGTCCGCGTGGGACGACCCGGCCCTGGCCGACGACGAGAAGCTGGCCGTCTTCGGCGAGCAGCTCCAGGACACCCAGTCCCCGCCGGTCAACACGGCGTGGGTCCAGGTGGCCGCCGCCGCCGACTCCGCCCTGGAGCGGATGATCGTCAGCGGCGAGGAGCCGGCCGACGCGCTCGCCGCCCTCCAGGAGCAGGCCTCGTCGATCGGCGTGGGCTGA
- a CDS encoding carbohydrate ABC transporter permease, protein MSATTTRAAGATGPGRTASRRSTPERGPVAARRRRQGRVAWLFAAPFVLVFGFFMLVPLLSSFGMSFTDFTARDVRSPLAVNVVGLDQYVTLFGDARFLKSLGVTATFVVIGIPVTMAVALLLAIALNNGIGRFRSAFRVGFYAPVVTSIVAVSVVWRYMLQPDGLINTALGWVGIDGPSWLTDTTWALPALILMAVWRNVGTLMVIFLAGLQAVPADVQEAATMDGASAWRRLVSITLPLLRPTLLLGAVLVSVGYLQFFEEAFVMTQGGPLDSTLSTAYYTFEQFGFGKYGQASAASYVLFLAIALLSLLQFRLLRSKD, encoded by the coding sequence ATGAGCGCGACCACCACCCGTGCGGCCGGGGCCACCGGTCCCGGCCGCACGGCCAGCCGCCGCAGCACGCCGGAGCGCGGGCCCGTCGCCGCGCGCCGCCGCCGTCAGGGCCGGGTCGCGTGGCTGTTCGCCGCGCCGTTCGTCCTGGTCTTCGGGTTCTTCATGCTCGTGCCGCTGCTGTCGTCGTTCGGCATGTCCTTCACGGACTTCACCGCGCGCGACGTGCGCAGCCCGCTCGCCGTGAACGTCGTGGGCCTCGACCAGTACGTGACGCTGTTCGGCGACGCGCGGTTCCTGAAGTCGCTCGGGGTCACGGCGACGTTCGTGGTCATCGGGATCCCCGTGACGATGGCCGTCGCCCTGCTGCTGGCGATCGCGCTCAACAACGGCATCGGCCGGTTCCGCTCGGCGTTCCGGGTCGGGTTCTACGCCCCCGTCGTCACCAGCATCGTCGCGGTGTCGGTGGTGTGGCGGTACATGCTGCAGCCCGACGGGCTCATCAACACCGCGCTCGGCTGGGTCGGCATCGACGGCCCGTCGTGGCTCACCGACACCACCTGGGCGCTGCCCGCGCTGATCCTCATGGCGGTGTGGCGCAACGTCGGCACCCTCATGGTGATCTTCCTGGCCGGTCTCCAGGCCGTCCCGGCCGACGTGCAGGAGGCCGCGACGATGGACGGCGCCTCCGCCTGGCGCCGGCTCGTCAGCATCACGCTGCCCCTGCTGCGCCCGACGCTGCTGCTCGGCGCCGTGCTCGTCTCCGTCGGGTACCTGCAGTTCTTCGAGGAGGCCTTCGTGATGACGCAGGGCGGCCCGCTGGACTCCACCCTGTCGACGGCCTACTACACGTTCGAGCAGTTCGGCTTCGGCAAGTACGGGCAGGCGTCCGCCGCCTCGTACGTGCTGTTCCTGGCGATCGCGCTCCTGAGCCTGCTGCAGTTCCGGCTGCTGCGCTCGAAGGACTGA
- a CDS encoding carbohydrate ABC transporter permease, translated as MATTTPPVTPAVPAPRAQAAPPRSPRRRRFPTGRALTYTVLVVGVALWLLPFVWMVLGSVKTQREILTRPPTWWPQEPTGANFATWFDELHFTQYFTNSFVVAVVTVLGNLLFCSMVGYALAKMDFAGKKVLFTVVMTMLMVPGVVTFVPLFVMVTKLGLLNTYAALILPFVTQPVGVFLMRQFMLGIPDELLEAARMDGAGELRIFARVVMPLCGPPLATLGILTFLGSWNNFLWPLVASQSQDMYTLPVALSLYSTGQRGTDYGLLLAGAVLIITPILLLFLALQRYFIQGVATTGLK; from the coding sequence ATGGCCACCACGACACCGCCCGTGACCCCCGCCGTGCCCGCGCCCCGCGCGCAGGCCGCCCCGCCGCGGTCCCCGCGCCGCCGCCGGTTCCCGACCGGGCGCGCGCTGACCTACACCGTCCTCGTCGTCGGCGTCGCGCTCTGGCTGCTGCCGTTCGTGTGGATGGTGCTCGGGTCGGTCAAGACGCAGCGCGAGATCCTCACCCGGCCGCCGACCTGGTGGCCGCAGGAGCCGACCGGCGCGAACTTCGCGACCTGGTTCGACGAGCTGCACTTCACGCAGTACTTCACGAACTCGTTCGTCGTCGCCGTGGTGACGGTGCTCGGGAACCTGCTGTTCTGCTCGATGGTCGGCTACGCGCTCGCCAAGATGGACTTCGCCGGCAAGAAGGTGCTGTTCACCGTGGTGATGACCATGCTCATGGTCCCCGGCGTCGTGACGTTCGTGCCGCTGTTCGTCATGGTCACCAAGCTCGGGCTGCTCAACACGTACGCCGCGCTGATCCTGCCGTTCGTCACCCAGCCCGTCGGCGTGTTCCTCATGCGGCAGTTCATGCTCGGCATCCCGGACGAGCTCCTGGAGGCCGCGCGCATGGACGGCGCGGGGGAGCTGCGGATCTTCGCGCGGGTGGTGATGCCGCTGTGCGGCCCGCCGCTCGCGACGCTCGGCATCCTGACGTTCCTCGGCTCCTGGAACAACTTCCTGTGGCCGCTGGTCGCCTCGCAGAGCCAGGACATGTACACGCTGCCGGTGGCGCTGTCGCTGTACTCGACCGGGCAGCGCGGCACCGACTACGGGCTGCTGCTCGCCGGCGCGGTGCTCATCATCACGCCGATCCTGCTGCTGTTCCTGGCGCTGCAGCGCTACTTCATCCAGGGCGTGGCCACCACCGGCCTGAAGTGA
- a CDS encoding GH36-type glycosyl hydrolase domain-containing protein produces the protein MTRTLPRPQHRTGPDAGVATPGGVDVRLTPAGDVRAIRAPGGLLVNQYVPGPHDAATGGLHLRRTGPGAVDAVPLTGARSSAAHRVGDGWVRWDGSGLGVRWTVHLVLDPDRTAWVWRVELAVEGGAEPGTTYDVAFLQDLSLSPEAAAQSSEPYVSQYVAHRLERDERFGRVVLSRQTMTSAPALPLAVVALAEGAVAAGTDAFDLHTPRARAGLTPAFLTGEPWPDRVRQHEMATAALLSHPSDLATPRVLHAVTGFWPDRRGPMTAALAELPALADDLVARAGIAAATSQAAEPARDERSLLATAPLLAGDALTDDALLALGDGARYPERDTASGAVLSFFTPGGAHVVRGEKDLLLDRPHGHVLLCGDALAPDRPTLSTTVFAHGVVGSHTVLGNTSFDRFASVHRNHLNLLRSNGVRVLVRRDGAATSLDGAAGPRDAWQLLGQPSAFVLDVGEARWLYRWADAEVEVRTVAASDRAVLLTEVRASADLDVLVTTDVELGDGAWRAEPAADGAALAFRAEPGTAVAEHHDALTYVLAASPGATVAGDGVLLPDGEDRGTSVVTVLASGTRLLRVAVAADLERGAVAVPEAGTAVAEGLDGAAHAAGHRATLAALTRDLRIAPGSRLAELEVLLPWWAHDARVHFLVPHGLEQYSGAAWGTRDVCQGPFELLLAAGRFATARDVLLRVLSRQSVAGTFPQWFMFDDYAEVLQEHAHGDVVVWPLFALGQYLRATGDLGVLDEVVPFRDGGPVTVAAHVEALLAYQEQNRVPGTALPAYGEGDWDDTLQPARPEMRERMTSTWTAALTYQALTLAAGELRDAPAPGVRTLADRMASAAADVLADVRRLLLPDGVAAGFATVEDGEATPVIHPRDTSTGLTYRLIAMTRPVIAELFDADEAARHEAIVREHLHFPDGVRLTNRPARFADGEVESFLRAEQAAFFGREVGLMYVHAHVRWVEALASLGRAAVGEELLRLSPIGMRERVPSALPRQRTCYTSSSDATFPDRYAAAEGFDRLRTGDVPTADGWRVYSSGPGIYLRQVVQGLLGLEERADVLVLDPALAPEDDGLEVDVVLAGRTRRVRYHVDPAAAGVEVRLDGASAPVPATPQPRRYRAGGAAVPLDLLRDVAVLDVRTPPGT, from the coding sequence ATGACCCGCACCCTCCCGCGCCCGCAGCACCGCACCGGGCCCGACGCCGGCGTGGCCACGCCCGGCGGCGTCGACGTCCGGCTCACCCCCGCGGGCGACGTGCGCGCGATCCGCGCCCCCGGCGGCCTGCTCGTCAACCAGTACGTTCCGGGGCCGCACGACGCCGCGACCGGCGGCCTGCACCTGCGCCGCACCGGCCCCGGCGCCGTGGACGCGGTGCCGCTGACGGGCGCCCGGTCGTCCGCGGCGCACCGGGTCGGTGACGGGTGGGTCCGCTGGGACGGGTCCGGCCTGGGCGTGCGCTGGACCGTGCACCTCGTGCTGGACCCGGACCGCACCGCCTGGGTGTGGCGCGTCGAGCTCGCGGTGGAGGGCGGCGCCGAGCCCGGCACGACGTACGACGTGGCGTTCCTGCAGGACCTGTCGCTGTCGCCGGAGGCCGCGGCGCAGTCGTCCGAGCCGTACGTGAGCCAGTACGTCGCCCACCGCCTGGAGCGGGACGAGCGGTTCGGCCGCGTGGTGCTGAGCCGGCAGACGATGACCTCCGCGCCGGCCCTGCCGCTCGCGGTGGTGGCGCTCGCCGAGGGCGCGGTGGCGGCCGGCACCGACGCGTTCGACCTCCACACCCCGCGGGCGCGCGCCGGACTGACCCCGGCGTTCCTCACGGGTGAGCCGTGGCCCGACCGGGTGCGGCAGCACGAGATGGCCACGGCCGCCCTGCTGTCCCACCCGAGCGACCTGGCGACGCCGCGCGTCCTGCACGCCGTGACCGGGTTCTGGCCGGACCGTCGCGGCCCGATGACGGCGGCGCTCGCGGAGCTGCCCGCACTGGCGGACGACCTGGTGGCGCGCGCCGGCATCGCGGCGGCCACGTCGCAGGCCGCCGAGCCGGCGCGCGACGAGCGCTCGCTGCTCGCCACCGCGCCGCTGCTGGCCGGCGACGCGCTCACGGACGACGCCCTGCTCGCGCTCGGCGACGGGGCGCGGTACCCGGAGCGGGACACCGCCTCCGGCGCGGTGCTCTCGTTCTTCACGCCCGGCGGCGCCCACGTGGTGCGCGGGGAGAAGGACCTGCTGCTCGACCGGCCGCACGGCCACGTGCTGCTGTGCGGCGACGCCCTCGCCCCGGACCGCCCGACCCTGTCCACCACCGTGTTCGCGCACGGCGTGGTCGGCTCGCACACGGTGCTGGGCAACACGTCGTTCGACCGGTTCGCGAGCGTGCACCGCAACCACCTCAACCTGCTGCGGTCCAACGGCGTGCGGGTGCTGGTGCGCCGCGACGGCGCGGCGACCTCCCTGGACGGTGCGGCGGGGCCGCGTGACGCGTGGCAGCTGCTCGGCCAGCCGTCGGCGTTCGTCCTCGACGTCGGCGAGGCCCGCTGGCTGTACCGGTGGGCGGACGCCGAGGTGGAGGTGCGGACCGTCGCCGCCTCCGACCGCGCGGTGCTGCTGACCGAGGTGCGCGCCTCCGCGGACCTGGACGTGCTGGTCACGACCGACGTCGAGCTCGGCGACGGGGCGTGGCGGGCCGAACCGGCCGCGGACGGCGCCGCGCTCGCCTTCCGCGCCGAGCCCGGCACCGCGGTCGCCGAGCACCACGACGCGCTGACGTACGTCCTCGCCGCCTCGCCCGGCGCGACCGTCGCGGGCGACGGGGTGCTGCTGCCCGACGGCGAGGACCGCGGCACGTCCGTCGTGACCGTCCTGGCGTCCGGGACCCGGCTGCTGCGCGTCGCCGTCGCGGCGGACCTGGAGCGCGGGGCCGTGGCGGTGCCGGAGGCCGGGACCGCCGTCGCCGAGGGGCTCGACGGCGCCGCGCACGCCGCCGGGCACCGCGCGACGCTCGCCGCGCTGACCCGAGACCTGCGGATCGCGCCGGGCTCGCGGCTCGCGGAGCTCGAGGTGCTGCTGCCGTGGTGGGCGCACGACGCGCGGGTGCACTTCCTGGTGCCGCACGGGCTCGAGCAGTACTCGGGCGCGGCGTGGGGCACCCGCGACGTGTGCCAGGGGCCGTTCGAGCTGCTGCTCGCCGCCGGCCGGTTCGCGACCGCGCGCGACGTGCTGCTGCGGGTGCTGTCCCGGCAGTCGGTCGCGGGGACGTTCCCGCAGTGGTTCATGTTCGACGACTACGCCGAGGTGCTGCAGGAGCACGCGCACGGCGACGTGGTGGTCTGGCCGCTGTTCGCGCTCGGGCAGTACCTGCGGGCGACGGGTGACCTGGGCGTGCTGGACGAGGTGGTGCCGTTCCGCGACGGCGGGCCCGTGACCGTCGCCGCCCACGTGGAGGCGCTGCTGGCGTACCAGGAGCAGAACCGCGTCCCGGGCACCGCGCTGCCGGCGTACGGCGAGGGCGACTGGGACGACACCCTGCAGCCCGCCCGCCCGGAGATGCGGGAGCGGATGACGTCGACCTGGACGGCCGCGCTCACGTACCAGGCGCTGACGCTGGCCGCAGGGGAGCTCCGGGACGCGCCGGCACCGGGCGTGCGGACGCTCGCCGACCGCATGGCGTCCGCCGCTGCGGACGTGCTCGCGGACGTCCGGCGGCTGCTGCTGCCCGACGGCGTGGCGGCCGGCTTCGCGACCGTCGAGGACGGCGAGGCCACGCCCGTCATCCACCCGCGCGACACGTCGACCGGCCTCACGTACCGGCTCATCGCGATGACCCGCCCCGTCATCGCCGAGCTGTTCGACGCCGACGAGGCCGCCCGGCACGAGGCGATCGTGCGGGAGCACCTGCACTTCCCGGACGGCGTGCGGCTGACGAACCGCCCGGCGCGGTTCGCCGACGGCGAGGTCGAGAGCTTCCTGCGCGCCGAGCAGGCGGCGTTCTTCGGCCGCGAGGTCGGGCTGATGTACGTGCACGCGCACGTGCGCTGGGTCGAGGCGCTCGCGAGCCTCGGCCGCGCCGCGGTCGGCGAGGAGCTGCTGCGGCTGTCGCCGATCGGGATGCGGGAGCGGGTACCCAGCGCCCTCCCGCGGCAGCGCACCTGCTACACGTCGTCCTCCGACGCCACGTTCCCCGACCGGTACGCCGCCGCGGAGGGCTTCGACCGGTTGCGCACCGGCGACGTCCCGACGGCCGACGGCTGGCGGGTCTACTCCTCCGGGCCCGGCATCTACCTGCGCCAGGTCGTCCAGGGCCTGCTCGGCCTCGAGGAGCGCGCGGACGTGCTGGTGCTCGACCCGGCGCTGGCCCCCGAGGACGACGGCCTCGAGGTCGACGTGGTGCTGGCCGGGCGGACCCGGCGCGTGCGGTACCACGTGGACCCCGCGGCGGCCGGCGTCGAGGTGCGCCTGGACGGTGCGTCCGCGCCGGTGCCCGCCACGCCGCAGCCGCGCCGGTACCGCGCCGGGGGAGCGGCCGTGCCGCTCGACCTGCTGCGGGACGTCGCCGTGCTCGACGTCCGGACCCCGCCGGGTACCTGA